A DNA window from Candidatus Acetothermia bacterium contains the following coding sequences:
- a CDS encoding MBL fold metallo-hydrolase yields the protein MAREFQTDRIETSGGELAITFLGHGSLLFAYDGKRVYLDPFSRVADYAALPKADLVLITHEHRDHLDPEALALVCTPATQVVVPARCTEKVPGGTVMGNGDKAVVLGLALEAVPAYNLVHRRENGEPFHRRGEGNGYVITFGDVRVLVAGDTENTPELKALRGIDVAFLPMNVPYTMTPEMVADVAVALRPRILYPYHYGSTDPTRLVALLGGHPEIEVRIRSLA from the coding sequence ATGGCACGGGAGTTCCAGACCGACCGAATCGAGACCTCGGGCGGGGAGCTTGCGATCACGTTCCTCGGCCACGGGTCGCTTCTGTTTGCGTACGACGGGAAGAGGGTCTACCTCGACCCCTTCTCCCGCGTCGCCGACTACGCGGCCCTCCCCAAGGCTGACCTCGTCCTCATCACCCACGAGCACCGCGACCACCTCGATCCGGAGGCCCTGGCGCTCGTGTGCACTCCCGCCACCCAGGTCGTGGTCCCTGCGCGGTGTACGGAGAAGGTCCCCGGCGGGACCGTGATGGGCAACGGGGACAAGGCGGTCGTCCTCGGCCTGGCCCTAGAGGCCGTGCCCGCCTACAACCTCGTCCACAGGAGGGAAAACGGCGAGCCGTTCCACCGCCGCGGGGAGGGCAACGGGTACGTGATCACGTTCGGTGACGTGCGGGTCCTCGTCGCGGGGGACACGGAGAACACGCCAGAGCTGAAAGCCCTTCGGGGCATCGACGTGGCGTTCCTTCCCATGAACGTTCCCTACACAATGACCCCGGAGATGGTGGCCGACGTGGCGGTGGCCCTGCGGCCGCGGATCCTCTACCCGTACCACTACGGGAGCACGGACCCCACCC
- a CDS encoding YggS family pyridoxal phosphate-dependent enzyme has product MEVFERWDRIRRALPPGVTVVAAAKGRTPDEVRAALAAGIGHVGENYVQEAERKKAQVPEPATWHMIGRLQTNKASRAAGVFDWVQTVDSRDLAWRLSAAAGRGGKTLPVLLQVNIGRERQKGGVLPEDVLPLAEAVRELPGLELRGLMALPPEPRTPEDSRPYFRAMRRLLADLCAEGFALDTLSMGMSADWEVALEEGATMIRLGTALFGPRS; this is encoded by the coding sequence GTGGAGGTCTTCGAACGCTGGGACAGGATCCGGAGAGCTCTTCCCCCCGGGGTGACGGTGGTGGCGGCGGCGAAAGGCCGGACGCCCGACGAGGTCCGCGCCGCCCTGGCCGCAGGAATCGGGCACGTCGGGGAGAACTACGTCCAGGAGGCGGAGCGAAAGAAGGCCCAGGTCCCCGAGCCCGCCACCTGGCACATGATCGGCCGCCTGCAGACGAACAAGGCGAGCCGGGCCGCCGGCGTGTTCGACTGGGTTCAGACTGTGGACTCTCGGGACCTCGCCTGGAGGCTCTCCGCCGCGGCAGGGCGCGGGGGGAAGACCCTCCCTGTCCTCCTCCAGGTGAACATCGGCCGGGAGCGGCAGAAGGGCGGTGTCCTTCCGGAGGACGTCCTCCCCTTGGCCGAGGCCGTGCGGGAGCTTCCGGGCCTTGAGCTCCGGGGCCTCATGGCCCTCCCCCCGGAGCCCCGCACCCCCGAGGACTCCCGGCCCTACTTCCGGGCCATGCGCCGCCTCCTTGCGGACCTGTGCGCGGAAGGGTTCGCGCTGGACACCCTCTCCATGGGGATGAGCGCGGACTGGGAGGTCGCCCTCGAGGAGGGGGCGACGATGATCCGCCTCGGCACGGCCCTGTTCGGCCCTCGGTCCTAG